The following are encoded together in the Glycine max cultivar Williams 82 chromosome 8, Glycine_max_v4.0, whole genome shotgun sequence genome:
- the LOC100776797 gene encoding protein UNUSUAL FLORAL ORGANS, protein MEGFHPSMTSPFSYTFPISDAGTSNFSTTTTGTSYSTSTPWMNSRIWSKLPQRLLDRVLAFLPPPAFFRARCVCKRWYALLFSNTFLELYLQVSPHQHWFLFFKHHKTRKSYIYKNNNNNNGSSDGCGHIGAFEGYLFDPYEMSWYRIFFALVPSGFSPASSSAGLLCWVSDEAGPKTMLLSNPLIGSLTQLPPTLRPRLFPSIGLTIRPTCIDVTVAGDDMISPYAVKNLTSESFHIDGGGFYSLWGTTASLPRLCSLESGRMVYAEGKLYCMNCSPFSILAYDITSNTWFKIQAPMRRFLRSPNLVECKGKLLLVAAVEKSKLNVPKSLRVWSLQACGTMWVESERMPQQLYVQFAELEDGNGFECVGHGEFIVIMIRGTDKALLFDICRKRWQWIPPCPYIAHDGFELHGFAYEPRLATPVTGLLDQLALPFQSFNA, encoded by the coding sequence atggaaggTTTTCACCCTTCTATGACCTCTCCTTTTTCGTACACATTCCCTATCAGTGATGCTGGTACTAGCAATTTTAGTACTACTACCACTGGCACTAGTTACAGCACTTCCACTCCATGGATGAACAGCAGAATATGGAGCAAGCTCCCTCAGAGGCTTCTTGACCGTGTCTTAGCCTTTCTTCCTCCACCGGCATTCTTTCGTGCACGTTGTGTTTGCAAGAGATGGTATGCACTTCTCTTCTCCAACACCTTCCTCGAATTGTACCTCCAAGTCTCACCACACCAACACTGGTTCTTGTTCTTCAAGCACCACAAGACCCGCAAGAGCTACATctacaaaaacaacaacaacaacaacgggAGTAGCGATGGTTGTGGACATATTGGTGCGTTTGAAGGGTACCTCTTTGATCCCTATGAGATGTCATGGTACCGCATTTTCTTTGCTTTGGTCCCTTCCGGCTTCTCTCCAGCTTCATCTTCTGCTGGTTTACTTTGCTGGGTTTCTGATGAAGCTGGTCCAAAGACCATGCTTCTGAGCAACCCTTTAATCGGTTCTCTCACTCAGCTACCTCCAACGTTAAGACCTAGACTCTTCCCTTCCATTGGCTTAACCATTAGGCCCACCTGCATAGATGTCACTGTTGCTGGTGATGACATGATATCACCTTATGCAGTTAAGAACCTGACATCTGAAAGCTTTCACATCGATGGAGGAGGGTTTTACTCCCTGTGGGGCACCACCGCTTCTCTTCCAAGGCTCTGCAGTCTCGAATCTGGAAGAATGGTTTATGCTGAAGGGAAACTCTACTGCATGAATTGTAGCCCTTTCAGTATTTTGGCTTATGACATCACATCAAACACTTGGTTCAAAATACAAGCCCCAATGAGGAGGTTTCTGAGGTCTCCAAACCTAGTTGAGTGCAAGGGGAAACTTCTCCTTGTTGCTGCTGTTGAGAAGAGCAAGCTGAACGTGCCCAAGAGTTTGAGGGTTTGGAGTTTGCAGGCTTGTGGGACAATGTGGGTGGAGTCAGAGAGAATGCCTCAGCAGCTTTATGTTCAGTTTGCTGAACTGGAAGATGGAAATGGATTTGAATGTGTAGGGCATGGTGAGTTTATTGTGATCATGATTCGTGGAACGGACAAGGCGTTGCTGTTTGATATATGCAGGAAGAGGTGGCAGTGGATTCCACCTTGTCCTTACATTGCACATGATGGATTTGAGTTGCATGGTTTTGCGTATGAGCCTAGGCTTGCCACACCTGTCACTGGCCTTCTTGATCAATTGGCACTTCCCTTCCAGAGTTTTAATGCTTAA
- the LOC100499760 gene encoding uncharacterized protein has protein sequence MGRKAGTLFINPKRFGNLQKPCMKEMALFLSCMAANHSDTEACARQKELLNVCIDAQSKKNRKSWGSINYQLQRLNRGRK, from the exons ATGGGTCGGAAAGCTGGTACGCTTTTTATCAACCCCAAGAGATTCGGTAATCTTCAAAAACCTTGCATGAAGGAAATGGCATTGTTTCTCAGTTGTATGGCTGCAAACCATAGTGACACCGAAGCCTGTGCTCGTCAGAAGGAGCTATTGAATGTCTGTATTGATGCTCAG AGTAAAAAGAACAGAAAGTCTTGGGGGAGTATCAATTATCAACTGCAGAGGCTTAACCGAGGAAGGAAGTAA